The Anopheles coluzzii chromosome 2, AcolN3, whole genome shotgun sequence genome window below encodes:
- the LOC120949779 gene encoding KH domain-containing, RNA-binding, signal transduction-associated protein 3-like, with product MADQEMNGYNDEASDFKRKSNASLREMDAEDDSEEANKQTEKVQEYVRSILNERIALDRKYPIADRLLEQEVETAQRNGKPPTRRYIDIYREKPIKVQVKVIVPVKEHPKFNFVGKLLGPKGNSLKRLQEETMCKMAILGRGSMKDRKKEEELRLAMDPKYAHLNDDLHVEINALGPPAEAHARIAYALAEVRKFLIPDSNDFIRQEQLREMLEDPECDFPVKKGYRKTMPSHANAAHDDPAPRSPVPASSRTHPPQRKIYSILDKARAALEDSHMPRSTNLRYEDSRYDREHYESSYDYHPTPPPPRSKYDSNHYDDEYRRDYCRESSSYSAPSKPSTTSMSDRSWKPASYSGSSSREQIDLKHHAARDPRSSYRHTPYARQSK from the exons ATGGCAGACCAAGAAATGAATGGCTACAACGATGAGGCCAGCGACTTTAAGCGCAAAAGTAACGCCAGTCTGCGCGAAATGGACGCGGAGGATGACTCGGAGGAAGCGAACAAGCAAACGGAAAAGGTGCAGGAGTACGTCAGAAGCATACTGAACGAACGGATAGCACTGGATCGCAAATATCCTATCGCCGATCGGCTGCTAGAACAGG AGGTAGAAACGGCACAGCGGAATGGTAAACCACCCACCAGACGCTACATCGACATTTACCGGGAGAAGCCCATCAAAGTGCAGGTGAAGGTAATCGTGCCTGTTAAGGAGCATCCAAAGTTTAACTTCGTCGGCAAACTGCTCGGACCAAAGGGCAATTCGCTAAAGCGCCTTCAGGAAGAAACCATGTGCAAAATGGCCATATTGGGCCGTGGCTCGATGAAGGATCGTAAAAAAGAGGAAGAGCTTCGGTTAGCGATGGATCCAAAGTATGCCCATCTGAACGATGATCTGCACGTGGAAATCAATGCCCTTGGGCCGCCGGCGGAAGCGCATGCCCGCATTGCATACGCACTGGCCGAGGTACGAAAGTTCCTCATCCCGGACAGTAACGATTTCATCCGGCAGGAACAGTTGCGGGAAATGCTGGAAGATCCGGAATGTGATTTTCCGGTTAAGAAAGGGTACCGAAAAACGATGCCATCGCACGCGAATGCAGCACACGATGACCCAGCGCCCAGATCACCGGTACCCGCCTCGTCACGGACGCATCCTCCGCAAAGAAAGATCTATTCGATTCTGGACAAAGCGCGTGCCGCGCTGGAGGACTCACACATGCCACG cTCTACAAATTTAAGATACGAAGATTCACGATATGACCGGGAACATTACGAATCCTCGTACGACTACCATCCAACACCGCCACCGCCTCGATCAAAATACGATAGTAACCATTACGACGATGAATATCGGCGGGATTATTGCCGCGAATCCAGCTCATACTCTG CTCCTTCCAAACCAAGCACCACATCGATGAGCGATCGATCGTGGAAACCGGCCTCGTACAGTGGAAGTTCGTCGCGTGAGCAAATCGATCTGAAGCATCATGCCGCTCGGGATCCTCGTTCTTCCTATCGCCATACACCGTACGCGCGCCAATCGAAGTAA
- the LOC120949782 gene encoding sugar transporter SWEET1-like, whose product MEAISEALQPYKEQVGMAAGILTVGQMFSGCFVCSDIRKKGTTDGFSAMPFVGGCGLTVLFLQHGMLMNDSAMTNANLVGLTISLAYAIFFLLYTPPTGRSSYWRQVGGTALFTITLLGYVKVENPSVVEDRFGMIITVLMLALIGQPLFGLPDIIRRKSTEGLPFAMILSGTIVGLSWLLYGVILNNVFVVCQNLAAVTLSGIQLALFAIYPSKAAPPSKKRE is encoded by the exons ATGGAGGCCATATCGGAGGCGCTGCAGCCGTACAAGGAACAGGTGGGCATGGCGGCCGGCATCCTCACGGTGGGACAAATGTTTAGCGGATGCTTCGTGTGCAGCGACATCCGGAAGAAGGGCACTACGGACGGCTTCTCAGCGATGCCGTTCGTCGGTGGTTGCGGACT CACTGTGCTCTTCCTGCAACACGGCATGCTGATGAACGATTCCGCCATGACCAATGCGAATCTGGTCGGTCTGACGATCAGCCTGGCCTATGCCATATTTTTCCTACTCTACACGCCGCCCACCGGGCGGTCTAGCTACTGGCGACAGGTCGGCGGAACGGCACTGTTCACGATCACCCTGCTGGGGTACGTCAAGGTGGAGAACCCGTCCGTGGTGGAGGATCGCTTCGGCATGATCATTACCGTGCTGATGCTGGCCCTGATCGGGCAGCCTTTGTTCGGCCTGCCGGACATCATACGCCGCAAGAGCACGGAGGGCCTCCCGTTCGCCATGATCCTGTCCGGTACGATCGTTGGGCTGAGCTGGTTGCTGTACGGTGTGATTTTGAACAATGTGTTCGTGGTG TGCCAGAACCTGGCTGCCGTTACGCTGAGCGGCATTCAATTGGCACTGTTTGCGATCTATCCTTCAAAGGCAGCCCCTCCGAGCAAGAAGCGCGAATGA
- the LOC120949780 gene encoding sugar transporter SWEET1-like codes for MFTTPLLAGLEAHRERIGQAAGLLTVAQYLAGWFICSDIRRRGTSAGVSPLRFIGGCGLSILQLQYSEKLQAPALIWTSIFTLAFSLLYSLWFWWYTPPSGRGALYRLTAAVATVTAGLYAYGAQGNGPDVMYRLGMVLTVLALAFIALPLAQLRSIIRAKSSAGLPLPAILASTGATVLWLLYGLLINNTFIVVQKIIAMGLCTVQLSLFIIYPASTSSGGEKKKQR; via the exons ATGTTTACTACGCCGCTACTGGCCGGTCTAGAGGCGCACCGGGAACGGATCGGCCAAGCAGCGGGGCTACTGACGGTCGCCCAGTACCTGGCGGGATGGTTTATTTGTAGCGACATTAGGCGCCGCGGCACATCGGCCGGCGTTTCACCGCTTCGCTTCATCGGTGGCTGTGGACT CTCCATCCTTCAGCTGCAGTACTCCGAGAAGCTTCAAGCACCGGCACTCATCTGGACCAGCATTTTCACGCTGGCCTTTTCGCTGCTTTACTCACTGTGGTTCTGGTGGTACACGCCTCCGAGCGGGCGAGGTGCGCTCTACCGGCTcacggcggcggtggcgactGTTACAGCTGGTCTGTACGCATATGGCGCCCAGGGCAATGGTCCCGACGTGATGTACCGGCTGGGCATGGTACTGACCGTGCTGGCACTCGCTTTCATCGCCCTACCGCTGGCTCAGTTG CGTTCGATTATTCGCGCCAAAAGCAGCGCCGGGCTGCCCCTGCCTGCAATACTCGCTTCCACCGGTGCAACCGTGCTGTGGCTTTTGTACGGACTGCTCATCAACAACACGTTCATAGTG GTCCAGAAAATCATAGCGATGGGTCTGTGCACGGTTCAGCTATCGTTGTTTATCATTTATCCAGCATCCACCAGCAGTGGTGGtgagaagaaaaagcaaagaTAA